The genomic stretch gctgagaaatagcccggacaaaaattgtgcacggacggacagacgaagcggcgactatatgctccccccttaaaaaatttggggagagcataataaaaaagttgtggcaatttaaaagtggtacgcaaactttaaaatagatttatcaattatatgcttattcttagtgaaaaaaaggccattattgttacaaaatgcttgatacagttatctgcttttgtttatacattggggtcatgttggttaagaagcaaaatacatgtatgaaagcaatatgtcaatggacataggaaatatattcgaggtagtacgcaaacattccaatgcgcgcacctacgccggggtgagtaggataggtccactatatatatttcatatataatagtcgagctaaaaagtaaatatactataaacaacaagcttacctcaatcacaattttaatgcaatacagttaaacaacaagggacaaaattgtcacaaaaccaggttttcattgtgaaaaaaaaatctgataaagggagaaaactcaaactgaacttttgaaatgaccaaaaaaaattaaccccctttgtaagtttttttttttttttaaatctatttttagtcgtggcgaccttgacattggagatattgacgtgattctttcgtgggacacaccgtcccatgatggtgaacaaatgtgccaaatgattttaaaatctcacaatgaatgacatagttatggccaggacaagctcatttatggccatttttgacctttgaactcaaagtgtgaccttgaccttggagatatcgacgtaattatttcgcgcgacacaccgtccaatgatggtgaacaaatgtgccaaatgattttaaaatctgacaatgaacgacatagttatggcccggacaagcttattccgccagcccgccagcccgccagccagccagccagcccgcccgcattcgccaatctaataaccagttttttccttcggaaaacctggttaataaagttacaatgatatgccagggattgaaactaatttttgctattgtgggcaaccatctttagtattttggttgcccagataaagaataacgagcccagaaatatgaacatgtgaatattattatacatttttttaataaaataatagataattatatacatttgctgacaatacacatgttcaatgcatgatgtattattatgagcctaaATTGagtcatgtcctattcctaaataatgaatgttatttaactagtattgatccatggtgatcaattgtttttcaatttttattgcactgaattgttttaagatttaaaaaaaagaagtttaccaacttttgaaattgagttgcccaggccaaaatctacttgccccaggCTCACGCGAAACCAcatatttccatccctgtatgctcttcattttctgatcttccatcccattctcaaaattaattttaaagcacaatatgttttaataacatttgtatgaattactaaccattatcacccaaaacacaattttacaacgctgtaatcgtgtcgtagagatttagtttactattatcagtgttctctttaaataccgtcagccagcgattctgccggttacatttactcttacatttacatgacggcttcttttcccaaatatatcaagtaaatgtcataaatgcttttgttttactgcatagttgccggccatataactggtactcaattttctggaaaacactgaattatgcatgacaaacacacaatacttaaaatcttagattcgtttttaaaataaattgacacttccagcttgtcgccattaaaatccaaagattcaaataattttccacgaggtacgtcaacaattgcgtaatcaaatgaatgaaaaataaaagtaaagaaagccggtgtttacataaattccaggttgataaacacaacaaggtaaatgtaccttgtagtcggtgagatataataataatacagttagtaaggctcgtaccctgggtacggtaaatatactaaaacgtacccagaaattttaacactaaatcgggtGTTTTATTGAGTAGATTCTTGGACTCAGAGCCGAATTTTTTACCTTGGAATTTTCGAAGATATCACATCTTCTTCATCAGCTGATCACTGGCTGACTGACGTCACAGTCACATGACCGGTGAAGGGTCACGTGACATGAGGAGACTGTCATAAACCCGGGGTAGCTCGAGTCCCTCGTCCCTGTTAAGTGATGGCCGCCGCTGTTTAATTTCAATTGCTTCTTTCACCTTGCGTTTCCATAGATGTTCTTCGGAGGTGAGTACTTTGGTTTTGTTAGGGTCGATCTTGTGACCTGTTTGTTTACAATGTTCATATATGGCAGAAGAAGTTCGTGTAAGGTGTTCTTTCAATCTAGTGTCTAATTGTCTCGCTGTTTCACCTACATAGTCATTTTTACAGTCCTCACATTGGACATGATAGATCACACCACATTTCTTCATTTTATCTGTTTTGTCTTTAACTTTGGTGAGGTTCTGTCTGATGGAATTGAAAGGTTTGTGGAAGATGTTGGCTCCATGTTTTTTGAATACTCTAGCCAAAACTTCTAAGGTGCCCCTGATATAAGGTATTCCTGCAGTCGGTCTCTTTTGTGTTCCCTTATCTTTGTCTAGTGTTTTCTCTTTCTTTTTGGGTAGTCTGAATATCCAATCCGGGTATCCGTTGGTTCTTAAAGCGGATTTCACATGTTCGATTTCGTCTTTCTGGTCTTTTTCTTTTGTTATTAGGGTTTTGGCTCTGTGTAGTAGGGTACGTACAACTGATCGTTTGTGTTCAAGGTGGTGGTTGGACTGAAAGTATAGATACTGGTCGGTGTGCGTCGGTTTCCTGTAAACCGTGGTTTTCGTCGACCCATCGTCTGCCACGTGAACACATGTGTCCAGGAACGGAATACGGCCTTCTTCCTCCTGCTCTGAAGTGAACTTGATATGTTCGTCTATTGAGTTGATGTGGTCCGTGAATTCTTGGATGTTGTATTCATGGATTTTAGTCATGGTATCATCCACGTACCTCAGCCAGAGGGACGGTGGATTCCTTGCAGTTTCAAATGCCTGCTTCTCAAAAAACTCCATATATAAGTTCGCGACAATTGGCGATACGGGAGAACCCATGGCTGCACCTTGCTTCTGTTGGAAGAATTGTTCATTGTATATGAAGTATGTGCTACTAAGGCAGAGGTCTAACAACTCGGTCACTTGTTCAACACTGAGTTCAGATCGTTCGTTGAGTTTGGTGTCTCCAGCCAATTTGTTCTTGATCACTGTGAGTGCTTTAGGTACTGGAATTGAAGTGAAAAGTGCTGAGACATCATAGGATACCAATTTCGTGCCTTGGGGTACTTCAAGATCCTTGATCTTCTGAACGAAATCCACCGAGTTAACTATGTGGTGTTCCGTTTTACCCGCCAAGGGGCCAATGACCGAAGCAATGTATTTAGCGGTTGCATACAATACGCTTCCTGTGCTCGATACAATTGGTCTTAAAGGAGCATCCTTTTTATGAATTTTGGGTAGTCCATATAATTTTGGGACGTTTTCTGATGTGGGATATAGTTGATGGTACAGTTTATCTGAGATAAGATTTTCCTTCTTCCATTTCTTTAAGATGTTAACCAATCTAGTTTTCACTTGCCTGGTTGGGTCCTTTTTCAGTGGTTCATAGGTATCCCTGTCGCTCGTGAGCTTATCCATCTTGGCTACATACTCAGTTTTGTTCATCACAACCGTAGTACGACCCTTATCGGCAGGTAGAATTACAATGTCTTTCCGTTTACCTAAGTCACGCAAGGCATCTCTTTCCTTGGTGGTGATGTTGCTTTTAGGTTTGGTGGCACTTTTTAGAATCTTTACAACTTCTCCCCTTAAACTTTCAGCGGCCGATTTATCCTCTAATTGGTAGCAAACCTGTTCTGTGGAAGCGATGATTTCATTTATGGGGATGGTTGGAGGGGTAACACAAAAGTTCATACCTTTCTTTAACACTGATGTTTCATCCAGTGACAACGGCCTGTCCGATAAATTGACGACCCATTTGTCAGTGTTAATCAAGTCCCTTTCTGTTCCTCATGTCACGTGACCCTTCACCGGTCATGTGACTGTGACGTCAGTCAGCCAGTGATCAGCTGATGAAGAACATGTGATATCTTCGAAAATTCCAAGGTAAAAAATTCGGCTCTGAGTCCAAGAATCTACTCAATAATGCATCAACCAGAGCAGAGAAACCTCCACGAGcgtaaatcggttgttgtcgggtattttgtaaaaattaattatgtttacatttatgtcaattttctgttcaatggcatttatattatcaaaactcattgttaaaatcaatgatgtgatttaattttaaatcttaaattgtttaaagtcgcgtcattgtatgacgtcgtcaagtataatattttccgcgacatcgcacgctcactttttaccgtcatagatttttttaaa from Dreissena polymorpha isolate Duluth1 chromosome 10, UMN_Dpol_1.0, whole genome shotgun sequence encodes the following:
- the LOC127849264 gene encoding uncharacterized protein LOC127849264, which produces MNFCVTPPTIPINEIIASTEQVCYQLEDKSAAESLRGEVVKILKSATKPKSNITTKERDALRDLGKRKDIVILPADKGRTTVVMNKTEYVAKMDKLTSDRDTYEPLKKDPTRQVKTRLVNILKKWKKENLISDKLYHQLYPTSENVPKLYGLPKIHKKDAPLRPIVSSTGSVLYATAKYIASVIGPLAGKTEHHIVNSVDFVQKIKDLEVPQGTKLVSYDVSALFTSIPVPKALTVIKNKLAGDTKLNERSELSVEQVTELLDLCLSSTYFIYNEQFFQQKQGAAMGSPVSPIVANLYMEFFEKQAFETARNPPSLWLRYVDDTMTKIHEYNIQEFTDHINSIDEHIKFTSEQEEEGRIPFLDTCVHVADDGSTKTTVYRKPTHTDQYLYFQSNHHLEHKRSVVRTLLHRAKTLITKEKDQKDEIEHVKSALRTNGYPDWIFRLPKKKEKTLDKDKGTQKRPTAGIPYIRGTLEVLARVFKKHGANIFHKPFNSIRQNLTKVKDKTDKMKKCGVIYHVQCEDCKNDYVGETARQLDTRLKEHLTRTSSAIYEHCKQTGHKIDPNKTKVLTSEEHLWKRKVKEAIEIKQRRPSLNRDEGLELPRVYDSLLMSRDPSPVM